From one Bacteroides fragilis NCTC 9343 genomic stretch:
- a CDS encoding glycoside hydrolase family 16 protein, whose product MRRILYCFLFIAGGGIIHASAREERVGTEDRIKPDSVLFVDSFDGSSVVPDTAVWKLCTYANNAWSQWFRDVNGYENVKVEDGYLKLRACKDNGTYKNGGVFSKIGFPCGTRLEVKARLTKLVRGGFPAIWQMPIGAPEWPRGGEIDLMEWVQGTPLQIYQTVHTYYINGANGSAGVTNKNPDKNFDVTKDHVYAVERTEKEVIFYVDGKETWRYGNQYLDEGKLQYPFCEYPFNIILNFSLGGELNGRMTWSGEICDEDLPGEMWVDWVRVVSLNNENQSDTGDK is encoded by the coding sequence ATGAGACGAATTTTATATTGTTTTCTGTTTATTGCAGGCGGGGGTATTATCCATGCATCTGCCAGAGAAGAAAGAGTAGGGACAGAGGATCGGATTAAACCGGATAGTGTTTTATTTGTTGACAGTTTTGACGGTAGCTCCGTCGTGCCCGATACAGCAGTCTGGAAACTTTGTACGTATGCTAACAATGCCTGGTCACAGTGGTTTAGGGATGTGAATGGTTATGAAAACGTAAAAGTGGAGGATGGTTATTTGAAGTTGAGGGCCTGTAAGGATAACGGGACTTATAAAAATGGCGGGGTATTCTCCAAAATCGGTTTTCCCTGTGGTACACGTTTGGAAGTTAAAGCCAGATTAACCAAATTGGTTCGTGGAGGTTTTCCCGCTATCTGGCAAATGCCCATAGGAGCACCGGAATGGCCCAGAGGGGGAGAAATAGATCTTATGGAATGGGTTCAAGGAACTCCCTTGCAGATCTATCAGACAGTACATACTTATTATATAAACGGAGCAAACGGTTCTGCGGGCGTAACTAACAAGAATCCTGATAAAAACTTTGATGTGACTAAGGATCATGTATATGCAGTGGAGCGTACTGAAAAGGAAGTTATATTCTATGTCGACGGCAAAGAGACCTGGAGATATGGGAATCAATACTTGGATGAGGGGAAATTACAGTATCCGTTTTGTGAATATCCCTTCAATATAATTCTGAACTTCTCGTTGGGAGGCGAATTGAATGGCAGGATGACATGGTCGGGAGAAATCTGTGATGAAGATTTGCCGGGAGAGATGTGGGTTGACTGGGTGCGTGTTGTGTCGTTAAATAATGAAAATCAGTCCGATACGGGCGATAAATAA
- a CDS encoding beta-galactosidase, with amino-acid sequence MKIFCLLLLLLCSMNSMSQEKIPFEIRDGHFYRYGETTPILSGEMHYARIPHQYWRHRLQMMKGMGLNTVATYVFWNLHEVEPGKWDFSGDKNLAEYIRIAGEEGMMVILRPGPYVCAEWEFGGYPWWLQNIPGMEIRRDNTEFLKYTKKYIDRLYQEVGPLQCTKGGPIIMVQCENEFGSYVSQRKDISFEEHRSYNAKIKGQLADAGFTVPLFTSDGSWLFEGGCVAGALPTANGESDIANLKKVVNQYHGGKGPYMVAEFYPGWLSHWGEPFPQVSASEIARQTEAYLQNDVSFNFYMVHGGTNFGFTSGANYDKKRDIQPDLTSYDYDAPISEAGWITPKYDSIRSVIQKYVKYPIPTPPAPIPVIEISSIKLERVVDALLLAQSIQPVNASTPLTFEQLNQGYGYVLYTRHFNQPISGILEIPGLRDYAVVYVDGEKIGVLNRNTRTYSMEIDIPFNATLQILVENMGRINYGSEIVYNTKGIISPVTVAGKEITGGWNMYRLPMDKCPVLTEFGDNVCRNTPLQAVQFKDRPVIYEGEFTLDQPGDTFIDMRAWGKGVIFINGKHIGRYWKVGPQQTLYIPGVWLRKGENKIVIFEQLNEVSQQNVNTVRKPVLMNLK; translated from the coding sequence ATGAAGATTTTTTGCCTTCTACTATTGTTACTTTGCTCAATGAATTCCATGTCTCAGGAAAAAATTCCTTTTGAGATCAGGGATGGACATTTTTATCGGTATGGGGAGACAACCCCTATTCTTTCTGGAGAGATGCATTATGCCCGTATACCACACCAATATTGGCGCCACCGCTTGCAGATGATGAAAGGAATGGGACTTAATACCGTGGCAACGTATGTTTTTTGGAATCTTCATGAGGTTGAACCTGGAAAATGGGATTTTTCCGGAGATAAGAATTTGGCAGAATATATAAGGATTGCCGGGGAAGAAGGGATGATGGTCATCCTTCGTCCCGGACCTTATGTTTGTGCCGAGTGGGAATTCGGCGGGTATCCTTGGTGGCTGCAGAATATACCAGGTATGGAAATAAGGAGGGATAATACGGAGTTTCTGAAATATACGAAAAAATATATTGATCGTCTGTATCAGGAAGTGGGCCCCCTGCAATGTACCAAAGGTGGTCCTATCATTATGGTGCAGTGTGAAAATGAGTTTGGCTCATACGTTTCCCAGCGTAAAGATATATCGTTTGAAGAGCACCGTTCCTATAATGCAAAGATCAAAGGGCAGCTGGCTGATGCCGGATTTACCGTTCCGTTGTTCACCTCCGATGGAAGTTGGTTGTTTGAGGGCGGGTGTGTGGCAGGTGCCCTGCCTACGGCCAATGGGGAGAGTGATATCGCTAATCTTAAAAAGGTGGTGAACCAGTATCATGGTGGCAAAGGACCGTATATGGTTGCAGAGTTTTATCCGGGCTGGCTGTCGCATTGGGGAGAACCGTTTCCTCAGGTCTCTGCCTCGGAAATCGCCCGCCAGACTGAGGCTTATCTGCAAAATGATGTTTCATTTAATTTTTATATGGTGCATGGAGGAACGAACTTTGGTTTTACCAGCGGTGCCAATTATGACAAGAAAAGGGATATACAGCCTGATTTGACCAGTTATGACTATGATGCTCCTATCAGCGAGGCCGGTTGGATCACTCCAAAATATGATTCTATACGTTCCGTCATCCAGAAATATGTGAAATATCCCATACCTACTCCTCCTGCCCCTATACCGGTTATAGAAATCTCTTCGATAAAACTGGAGAGGGTAGTTGATGCCCTGCTTCTTGCACAAAGTATACAACCAGTGAACGCCTCTACTCCTCTGACGTTCGAGCAACTTAATCAGGGATATGGTTACGTTTTGTACACCCGTCATTTCAATCAACCTATCAGTGGAATCCTTGAAATCCCAGGATTACGTGATTATGCCGTGGTTTATGTAGATGGTGAGAAAATAGGTGTTTTAAATCGCAATACCAGAACATATTCTATGGAGATAGATATCCCGTTCAATGCCACTTTACAGATTTTGGTGGAGAATATGGGACGTATCAACTATGGAAGTGAGATTGTATATAACACAAAGGGGATTATCAGTCCTGTCACTGTTGCCGGTAAAGAAATTACGGGTGGCTGGAATATGTATCGGTTACCAATGGATAAATGTCCTGTATTGACTGAATTTGGCGATAATGTCTGCAGGAACACACCTTTGCAGGCTGTTCAATTCAAGGATCGCCCGGTTATTTATGAGGGAGAATTCACATTGGATCAACCGGGAGATACCTTTATCGATATGCGTGCATGGGGAAAAGGGGTTATTTTTATAAATGGTAAACACATCGGCCGTTATTGGAAAGTGGGACCACAACAGACTCTTTACATTCCGGGTGTATGGTTAAGAAAAGGTGAAAATAAGATTGTAATTTTTGAACAGTTGAATGAGGTTTCCCAACAGAACGTCAATACGGTCCGAAAACCCGTGTTAATGAATTTAAAATAG